One stretch of Acholeplasma laidlawii PG-8A DNA includes these proteins:
- a CDS encoding AraC family transcriptional regulator, whose amino-acid sequence MIEVDWIKQLNASIEYIEKNLDGSISSQQLSEIMMCSFENFQKVFSYISGKTLGVYIRERRLSKAGIELLESNEKIIDFAIKYGYSSQDAFTRAFKTFHGCLPSEVRKNIVQLNLTPKLSFQIKIIGEEQMNYRIEELSGFKVYGKEFDILTENAFEEVPKMWKTVKKDGTMETLMGMITNLKPCGILGIAANGQWGKSREMKYIVGVTKEDDPQVDNFKAIDFPKSTWVVFNVEKKVHVKKTYQDFYSIWLPNSEYKLADLPVIEAYGADNTQEIWFAIHK is encoded by the coding sequence ATGATAGAAGTGGATTGGATTAAACAGTTAAATGCATCAATTGAATATATTGAAAAAAATTTAGATGGAAGTATTTCGAGTCAGCAATTATCTGAAATTATGATGTGTTCATTTGAGAATTTTCAAAAAGTTTTCTCATATATTTCTGGAAAGACTCTAGGCGTCTATATTAGAGAAAGAAGACTATCAAAAGCAGGTATTGAACTTTTAGAATCTAATGAAAAAATTATCGATTTTGCTATTAAGTATGGATATAGTTCACAAGATGCATTTACTAGAGCCTTTAAAACATTTCATGGATGTTTGCCATCAGAGGTAAGAAAAAATATAGTACAACTTAATTTAACTCCTAAACTATCATTCCAAATAAAAATTATAGGAGAAGAACAAATGAACTACCGAATTGAAGAATTAAGTGGATTTAAAGTTTATGGAAAAGAGTTTGATATTTTAACAGAAAACGCATTTGAAGAAGTACCAAAGATGTGGAAAACGGTTAAAAAAGATGGAACAATGGAAACACTAATGGGTATGATAACTAATTTAAAACCGTGTGGTATCCTTGGTATTGCTGCTAATGGACAATGGGGTAAGTCAAGAGAAATGAAATATATTGTGGGAGTTACCAAAGAGGATGATCCGCAAGTAGATAATTTTAAAGCTATAGATTTTCCTAAATCAACATGGGTTGTATTTAATGTTGAGAAAAAGGTACATGTAAAAAAAACATATCAAGATTTTTATAGTATTTGGTTACCTAATTCTGAATACAAGTTAGCAGATCTTCCTGTTATTGAAGCTTATGGTGCAGATAATACCCAAGAGATATGGTTTGCAATTCATAAATAA
- a CDS encoding rhodanese-related sulfurtransferase → MQKNYRVLLYYKYTAIENPEKFKDEHLAYCKSQDLLGRILVSSEGINGTLSGTFEQTENYMDYLKSLQGFEDIFFKIDEVDAHAFSKMHVRVKKELVNLSLEDDVNPLEITGKYLEPIEFYQKLQDPNTVVIDARNDYEFDLGHFRGAIKPEIKNFRDLPDWIRENKDQFKDKEILTYCTGGVRCEKFSGWLIKEGFNVAGQLHGGIHNYGTSKDTEGKLWDGKMYVFDERIAVDINKHEHVVVGRDYFTNEPCERYINCGNPECNKQILASEASEEKYLGSCSHACRIHPNNRYVKKHNLTTDFVLQHIASNLETQI, encoded by the coding sequence ATGCAAAAAAATTATAGAGTGCTTCTTTATTATAAGTATACAGCCATTGAAAACCCAGAAAAGTTTAAAGATGAGCATTTAGCTTATTGTAAGAGCCAAGATTTACTAGGGCGTATTTTAGTTTCTAGTGAAGGTATTAATGGTACCTTATCAGGTACATTTGAACAAACAGAAAACTACATGGATTATTTAAAAAGTCTTCAAGGTTTTGAAGATATCTTCTTTAAAATTGATGAAGTAGATGCACACGCATTTAGTAAAATGCATGTACGTGTTAAAAAAGAATTAGTGAACTTAAGTTTAGAAGATGATGTGAACCCACTTGAAATTACAGGTAAGTATTTAGAACCTATTGAGTTTTATCAAAAACTACAAGATCCAAATACAGTAGTTATTGACGCTAGAAATGACTACGAGTTTGATTTGGGTCACTTTAGAGGGGCAATCAAACCTGAAATTAAAAACTTTAGAGATTTACCAGACTGGATTAGAGAAAACAAAGATCAATTTAAAGACAAGGAAATTCTAACATACTGCACCGGTGGTGTAAGATGTGAGAAGTTTAGCGGCTGGTTAATTAAAGAAGGTTTTAATGTGGCAGGTCAATTGCATGGTGGTATCCACAACTATGGTACAAGTAAAGATACTGAAGGCAAACTTTGGGATGGTAAAATGTATGTATTTGATGAACGTATTGCAGTGGATATCAATAAACACGAGCATGTCGTAGTTGGTAGAGATTACTTTACAAACGAACCATGTGAACGATATATTAACTGTGGAAATCCAGAGTGTAATAAACAAATACTTGCAAGTGAAGCATCTGAAGAAAAATATTTAGGATCATGTTCACATGCTTGTAGAATTCATCCAAATAATCGCTATGTTAAAAAACATAATCTAACAACAGATTTTGTTTTACAACATATAGCTTCAAATTTAGAAACTCAAATATAA
- a CDS encoding ATP-dependent Clp protease ATP-binding subunit, with product MQFNPMDDYSKDPDILKKFGRNIVELVKEGKVDPVIGREEEIRRIIKILSRKTKNNPVLIGEPGVGKTAIVEGLARRIVDKDVPLSLQNKIVYELDLAQLVAGAKFRGEFEERLKDVLNKIKESDGQIILFIDELHNIVGAGRADGAMDASNILKPMLARGELHCIGATTLNEYRLYIEKDSALERRFQKITVTEPTMEDTISILRGLKDRFEAHHGVHISDGAIIAATNLSARYITDRFLPDKAIDLIDEACASIRMEIDSMPVELDDVQRKILQLEIEKSALSKETDTLSKERLSKIKSEIDDLKLEEASLKSRWEKEKSQLNLSKRKKETLEQLKNELNTAYNEGNYSKAAELQYSKIPNLEKEISELSDTSTDDKLLTETVTPESIAEIVSKWTHIPVTKLVSGDREKLRNLRLSLGKRVLGQDHALELISNAILRHRAGIKDPNRPIGSFLFLGPTGVGKTEAAKALAENLFDSENHIVRIDMSEYMESHSVSRLIGAPPGYVGYDQGGQLTEKIRRMPYAIVLFDEIEKAHPEVFNILLQVLDDGHLTDGQGRTIDFKNTVIIMTSNIGSQYLLENASDAQEKIDKLLKQSFKPEFLNRIDEIITFNSLGFKVQVDITRKLLNELSEKLKEENIYITLGEDVQKYVIKNGFNEQFGARPLKRYIQRDIETFIAKAIISEDVLPNHHYEVIVDNDTLNIKLVS from the coding sequence ATGCAATTTAACCCAATGGATGATTATTCAAAAGATCCTGACATTTTAAAAAAGTTCGGTAGAAATATTGTAGAACTTGTTAAAGAAGGTAAAGTCGACCCAGTGATTGGTCGTGAGGAAGAGATTAGACGTATTATTAAAATTCTATCTAGAAAAACCAAAAACAACCCTGTTTTAATTGGTGAACCGGGGGTGGGTAAAACAGCGATTGTTGAAGGCTTAGCTAGAAGAATTGTTGATAAAGACGTACCTTTAAGTCTGCAAAATAAAATTGTTTATGAACTAGACTTAGCTCAATTAGTTGCTGGTGCAAAATTTAGAGGTGAGTTTGAAGAACGTTTGAAGGATGTTTTAAATAAGATTAAAGAAAGCGATGGCCAAATCATCTTATTTATTGATGAATTACATAATATTGTAGGTGCTGGTCGTGCAGATGGTGCAATGGATGCCTCAAACATCTTAAAACCAATGCTTGCACGTGGTGAACTTCACTGTATTGGTGCTACAACATTAAATGAATACCGCTTATATATTGAAAAAGATAGTGCACTCGAAAGAAGATTTCAAAAGATCACTGTGACTGAACCAACTATGGAAGATACAATTTCTATCTTACGTGGACTTAAAGATCGATTTGAAGCACATCATGGTGTGCACATCTCTGATGGTGCCATCATCGCTGCTACAAATCTATCAGCACGTTACATTACAGATAGATTCTTACCAGATAAAGCAATCGACCTTATTGATGAGGCTTGTGCTTCTATTCGTATGGAAATTGATTCTATGCCAGTGGAACTTGATGATGTTCAAAGAAAAATACTACAACTAGAAATTGAAAAATCTGCTTTAAGTAAAGAAACAGATACATTAAGTAAAGAGCGTCTATCTAAAATTAAATCTGAGATTGATGATTTAAAATTAGAGGAAGCCAGTCTAAAAAGTAGATGGGAAAAAGAAAAATCTCAACTTAATTTATCAAAACGCAAAAAAGAAACCTTGGAACAACTTAAAAACGAACTTAATACTGCTTATAACGAAGGTAACTATTCTAAGGCTGCAGAACTTCAATACTCAAAAATACCTAATCTAGAAAAAGAAATATCTGAATTATCAGATACTTCAACAGATGATAAACTTCTAACAGAAACTGTTACCCCTGAATCGATTGCTGAAATCGTAAGTAAATGGACCCATATACCTGTAACAAAACTAGTATCAGGTGATAGAGAAAAACTTAGAAACCTACGTTTAAGCCTAGGTAAACGTGTATTAGGTCAAGATCATGCACTAGAACTGATTAGTAACGCCATATTACGTCATCGTGCAGGTATCAAAGATCCAAATAGACCAATTGGTTCATTCTTATTCTTAGGTCCGACTGGTGTTGGTAAAACAGAGGCTGCTAAAGCACTTGCTGAAAATTTATTTGACTCAGAAAATCATATTGTTCGTATAGATATGTCAGAGTATATGGAATCACATAGTGTCTCTCGTTTAATCGGCGCACCTCCAGGATATGTAGGTTATGATCAAGGCGGTCAACTTACAGAAAAAATAAGACGTATGCCTTACGCAATCGTCTTATTTGATGAAATTGAAAAGGCACATCCTGAAGTCTTTAATATCCTACTTCAAGTATTAGATGATGGTCACTTAACAGATGGACAAGGTCGTACAATAGATTTTAAAAATACTGTCATTATTATGACATCTAACATTGGCAGTCAATATTTACTAGAAAACGCAAGTGATGCCCAAGAAAAAATAGATAAACTGCTAAAACAATCCTTTAAACCAGAATTTTTAAATAGAATTGATGAAATTATTACATTTAACTCACTTGGATTTAAAGTTCAAGTGGATATCACAAGAAAACTACTCAATGAACTTTCAGAAAAATTAAAAGAAGAAAACATCTACATTACATTGGGTGAAGATGTTCAAAAATACGTTATCAAAAACGGATTTAATGAACAATTTGGTGCAAGACCACTTAAACGTTATATCCAAAGAGACATAGAAACATTTATCGCAAAAGCAATCATTTCAGAAGATGTACTGCCAAATCATCACTATGAAGTTATTGTAGACAATGATACATTAAACATTAAATTAGTCTCATAA
- a CDS encoding Ppx/GppA phosphatase, whose amino-acid sequence MNYGIIDLGSNSLRLEIFTYENHKLTNIFSKREVVGLASYLLPEGYLSDLGIDSVIRVVKDFMEVSQSYKLEKLFMIATATIREARNQNEILTRIKTASGMKVELLDEEKEGYYGYKGVSLNHKIDRGLIVDIGGGSTELSLVTDGKLKDSVSLNLGSLNTYITYVKEIFPTTHEVERISSAVVAALKLHKVDKVDVKVAYGIGGTVQASLVLLQNFYQKKFDKLTRQNIQDLISKIDPTKKKTYLSIIRMIPERIHTIMPGLIILETLMNFFNIEEIIVSKSGIREGYLLEQIQK is encoded by the coding sequence ATGAACTATGGCATTATTGATTTAGGATCTAATTCACTTAGGTTAGAAATATTTACGTATGAGAATCATAAACTAACCAATATATTTTCAAAAAGAGAAGTTGTAGGTTTAGCGAGTTACTTATTACCCGAAGGCTATTTATCTGATTTAGGTATCGATTCTGTGATTCGAGTTGTTAAAGATTTTATGGAAGTAAGTCAAAGTTATAAATTAGAAAAACTATTTATGATTGCGACTGCAACGATTAGAGAAGCACGTAATCAAAATGAAATCTTAACCCGTATTAAAACAGCATCAGGGATGAAAGTAGAACTACTAGATGAAGAAAAAGAAGGCTATTATGGCTATAAAGGTGTATCACTTAATCACAAAATTGATAGAGGGTTAATTGTTGATATTGGTGGTGGTTCCACAGAGTTATCACTCGTAACTGATGGTAAGCTTAAAGACTCTGTATCGCTTAATTTAGGGTCATTAAACACCTATATTACCTATGTCAAAGAAATTTTTCCAACTACACATGAAGTAGAACGTATTTCATCTGCAGTCGTTGCAGCATTAAAACTACATAAAGTAGATAAAGTAGATGTGAAAGTAGCTTATGGTATAGGTGGAACTGTTCAAGCAAGCCTTGTTTTACTACAAAACTTTTACCAAAAGAAGTTTGATAAGTTAACACGTCAAAACATTCAAGATTTAATTTCAAAGATAGATCCTACTAAGAAAAAGACGTATCTATCCATTATTCGTATGATTCCAGAACGTATTCATACGATTATGCCAGGTCTAATAATTTTAGAAACTTTAATGAATTTCTTTAATATTGAAGAAATTATTGTAAGTAAATCAGGTATTAGAGAAGGTTACTTGTTAGAACAAATCCAAAAATAA
- a CDS encoding SHOCT domain-containing protein, protein MKKTYNLGLLTGGISLMLALIASFVLQDYFSESFLTLSFTFDTFILIAVAFMLILQFKSFDKIAAIVLVIYGAFNILYGIVGSQTLSDVINSTELEVIFILGLLLGHVLFEIAVLFVLLHLTQQRFEYKFTKKFVIVALSVSLLLLIAISPLVTFMTFQSIIRMVFSIISIIALYFCIQQMVTDTPIVVEAPAKAVPNKRLELSKLYERGIITQEEYQTRLDLIDKE, encoded by the coding sequence ATGAAAAAAACATATAATCTAGGTTTACTAACAGGTGGTATTTCTTTAATGCTCGCACTGATTGCCTCATTTGTGCTACAGGATTACTTTTCAGAATCTTTTCTGACATTGAGCTTCACATTTGATACCTTTATATTAATTGCAGTCGCATTTATGCTCATCTTACAATTCAAATCATTTGATAAGATTGCTGCAATCGTATTGGTCATATATGGTGCCTTTAATATTCTTTATGGTATCGTAGGAAGTCAGACATTATCTGATGTGATCAATTCAACTGAACTTGAAGTGATCTTCATCTTAGGGTTATTATTAGGACACGTCTTATTTGAAATTGCTGTACTCTTTGTACTACTTCACTTAACTCAACAAAGATTTGAGTATAAGTTCACTAAGAAGTTTGTGATTGTAGCACTATCAGTTTCACTTCTGTTACTTATTGCGATTTCACCACTTGTAACATTTATGACTTTTCAATCGATTATTCGTATGGTGTTCTCTATTATTTCTATTATCGCGTTGTATTTTTGTATCCAACAAATGGTTACAGATACACCGATTGTAGTTGAAGCACCTGCTAAAGCAGTACCAAACAAAAGATTAGAGTTATCTAAGTTATACGAACGTGGTATCATCACTCAAGAAGAGTATCAAACAAGACTAGATTTAATCGATAAAGAATAA
- a CDS encoding putative bifunctional diguanylate cyclase/phosphodiesterase: MQNNVHQDEKKVKSAFRESTEITLAYFICAYAYIWFSDWLILEYVTDPNTAQVIQTLKGFISLGLIGLVYYIIVYRRVKKYLSNNEQLKKVLFELEYQNKQLTTLEEKHFNLAYFDALTGLINRNRLEIKVNRLIQNRTPFALLYLDIDDFGAINELKGHKWGDEALLLIAKELTKVGKEHIVARMSEDSFVLVFYQFEHLDEIKTLADLSINKVKNLMSKQSEAYFYSASAGVAIYPDHGLVYGDILRYANLALSAAKKNGKDQVVIYNTFMHESKEREYEITNAIKPSLQNNEFYVVYQPILDFKSGEIRKLEALLRWNHPSMGYIPPNNFIYLSEISGSILELTHFLYDKVFGQIKTWNEMGKHFTVDINISPKVLMHPTFIEDIGSYIKKHEIDHKQVIIEITESMALENIDQTIIVLKQLKEKGFLVALDDFGSGYSSLTYFKHLPVDIIKMDKDFIAKIDKSPTERHFLKFVLDLSHAMSKKIVLEGVETIEQIDILKLHDVDYVQGFYYYKPLEVSQLNEIILSK; encoded by the coding sequence ATGCAAAATAATGTTCATCAGGATGAAAAAAAAGTAAAATCAGCGTTTAGGGAATCAACTGAAATCACATTAGCATACTTTATATGTGCTTATGCATATATATGGTTTAGTGATTGGTTGATTTTAGAGTATGTAACAGATCCAAACACCGCTCAAGTGATTCAAACTCTCAAGGGCTTTATTTCTCTGGGTCTTATTGGCCTGGTCTATTATATTATTGTGTATAGAAGAGTTAAGAAGTACTTATCAAATAATGAACAATTAAAAAAGGTTCTATTTGAATTAGAATATCAAAATAAACAACTGACCACCTTAGAAGAAAAACACTTCAATTTAGCCTATTTCGATGCTTTAACGGGCTTAATCAATCGTAACCGATTAGAGATTAAGGTTAACCGTTTAATTCAAAATAGAACACCTTTTGCGCTGCTTTATCTAGATATTGATGACTTTGGTGCAATCAACGAATTAAAAGGGCATAAATGGGGTGATGAGGCATTATTACTCATTGCTAAAGAACTTACGAAGGTTGGTAAGGAACATATTGTAGCTCGAATGAGCGAAGATTCATTTGTTCTAGTATTCTATCAATTTGAACATCTAGATGAAATTAAGACACTTGCGGATTTAAGTATCAACAAAGTAAAAAACTTAATGTCTAAACAAAGTGAAGCTTACTTTTACTCAGCATCTGCAGGGGTTGCTATCTATCCAGATCACGGACTGGTATATGGAGATATCTTAAGATATGCTAATCTTGCATTATCAGCTGCAAAGAAAAACGGTAAAGACCAAGTAGTGATTTATAATACCTTTATGCATGAATCCAAAGAACGTGAATATGAAATTACAAATGCCATCAAACCTTCACTTCAAAACAATGAATTTTATGTAGTCTATCAACCAATTCTAGATTTTAAATCAGGTGAAATTAGAAAGTTAGAAGCACTACTTAGATGGAATCACCCATCCATGGGTTATATTCCACCAAATAATTTTATATATCTATCTGAAATATCGGGTTCTATTTTAGAACTTACACACTTTTTATATGATAAGGTATTTGGTCAAATTAAAACTTGGAATGAAATGGGTAAACACTTTACAGTAGATATTAATATTTCACCCAAGGTATTGATGCATCCAACATTCATAGAAGATATTGGAAGTTACATCAAAAAACATGAAATCGATCATAAACAAGTGATTATTGAAATCACTGAATCGATGGCACTTGAAAATATTGATCAAACAATCATCGTCTTAAAACAACTCAAAGAGAAAGGTTTTTTAGTCGCATTAGATGATTTTGGAAGTGGATATTCTTCATTAACTTACTTTAAACATTTACCAGTAGACATTATTAAAATGGATAAGGACTTTATCGCCAAAATTGATAAATCACCAACTGAAAGACATTTCTTAAAGTTTGTTTTAGACTTATCGCATGCGATGTCTAAAAAGATAGTTTTAGAAGGTGTTGAAACCATTGAACAAATTGATATATTAAAACTACATGATGTAGACTATGTCCAAGGTTTTTATTATTATAAACCACTTGAAGTATCACAATTAAATGAAATCATTCTATCCAAATAA
- a CDS encoding SHOCT domain-containing protein: MNKTFLTVAQVFAIISGVLFIFPGGLLIFPLVLAYFNFKAASVFDKAKKGEATKEQVTNYSIYLIFTSTIGGIFGLLAGTGVSSTDTEPVTVEQKLKQLDGLFDRGVISREEYEARRKAILENI, from the coding sequence ATGAACAAAACATTCTTAACAGTAGCACAAGTATTCGCAATTATTTCAGGGGTTTTATTTATTTTCCCGGGCGGATTATTAATCTTCCCACTAGTTCTAGCATACTTTAACTTTAAAGCTGCATCAGTATTTGATAAAGCTAAAAAAGGTGAAGCAACAAAAGAACAAGTTACAAACTATAGTATTTACTTAATATTCACTTCAACAATTGGTGGCATATTTGGTTTACTCGCTGGAACTGGTGTAAGTTCAACAGACACAGAACCAGTAACTGTAGAACAAAAACTAAAACAATTAGACGGATTATTTGACCGTGGTGTGATTTCAAGAGAAGAATATGAAGCACGCCGTAAAGCAATTTTAGAAAATATTTAA
- a CDS encoding SHOCT domain-containing protein, translated as MNKTLLTISQVFVAIAAAVIGIYALIFMFVLGQIESDVTFNIVGLVMFIIVGFNIFVFIRIGQAKDNPYMKTEIIIYSIILLLTSNILGGVFALLGVLLEDNGQTQSESSSLEKRLKDLDNLFDKGLITLDEYHERRKKIIESV; from the coding sequence ATGAATAAAACGTTATTAACAATATCTCAGGTGTTTGTAGCTATCGCTGCTGCAGTGATAGGTATTTATGCACTAATCTTTATGTTTGTTTTAGGCCAAATTGAAAGTGATGTCACCTTCAATATCGTTGGTTTGGTGATGTTTATCATTGTGGGATTTAACATCTTTGTGTTTATTAGAATTGGACAAGCCAAAGACAATCCATATATGAAAACTGAAATTATCATATACAGTATTATCTTATTACTGACATCTAATATTCTTGGTGGTGTCTTTGCACTACTTGGTGTACTGCTTGAAGATAATGGCCAAACTCAAAGCGAAAGTTCATCATTAGAAAAAAGATTAAAAGACCTAGATAACTTGTTTGATAAGGGTTTAATCACTTTAGATGAGTACCATGAACGACGTAAAAAAATAATAGAAAGTGTCTAA
- a CDS encoding DNA alkylation repair protein, which yields MTLEQVMNDLKLNSNASRKKSLLKAGASENTYGVLLGYLRAYAKKIGTHHDLAFKLMHTLNTDAMLLAVMLFDVSKLSAKEAYDVLGIITFDQVLDDFMFRVVTLIEEVDVLYDMLKDSDSDMLKRALWAINVERVRLKIIDDNEVLYLLDNIQRNLVDETPKAQWMMNRCFAQIGITYEAYRTKVLNLSEELGVYKDMKVAPGCTSAYVPNWIHAVIK from the coding sequence ATGACATTAGAACAAGTAATGAATGATTTGAAATTAAACTCTAACGCTTCTAGAAAAAAGAGTTTATTAAAAGCCGGTGCAAGTGAAAATACCTATGGTGTATTATTAGGTTATTTAAGAGCTTATGCTAAAAAAATAGGTACCCATCATGATCTAGCATTTAAACTTATGCATACATTAAATACAGATGCTATGCTACTTGCTGTCATGCTGTTTGATGTATCTAAATTAAGTGCTAAAGAAGCATATGATGTGTTAGGTATTATCACATTTGATCAAGTACTCGATGATTTTATGTTTAGAGTAGTTACCTTGATTGAAGAAGTAGATGTGTTGTATGATATGTTAAAGGATAGTGACTCTGATATGTTAAAACGTGCACTTTGGGCGATTAACGTCGAACGTGTTCGTCTAAAGATAATAGATGATAATGAAGTTCTTTATCTTTTAGACAACATACAACGCAACTTAGTGGATGAAACACCTAAAGCTCAGTGGATGATGAATCGATGCTTTGCACAAATAGGCATTACTTATGAAGCATATAGAACAAAAGTATTAAATTTATCAGAAGAATTAGGTGTTTATAAAGATATGAAAGTCGCTCCTGGTTGTACATCAGCCTATGTTCCTAATTGGATACATGCAGTTATAAAATAA
- a CDS encoding heavy-metal-associated domain-containing protein: MKTTVYIDGMHCKNCMAKVEKSLSTVEGVQSAKVNLDKGFAVLKTKDPVNHDVILDTIHTLGYEVKEIK; this comes from the coding sequence ATGAAAACAACAGTATACATTGATGGTATGCATTGTAAAAATTGTATGGCTAAGGTGGAAAAATCACTTTCAACAGTTGAAGGTGTTCAATCTGCTAAAGTGAATCTTGATAAAGGTTTTGCAGTTCTAAAGACTAAAGACCCAGTTAATCATGATGTTATTTTAGATACAATTCATACTCTTGGTTACGAAGTTAAAGAGATTAAATAA